A window from Sinorhizobium fredii encodes these proteins:
- a CDS encoding glycine betaine ABC transporter substrate-binding protein — protein MTKLLAITFAAAGIWVLAGPTRAAECGEISIAEMNWASAGIAAHVDRLILENGYGCTVSLVAGDTMRTFASMNEKAEPDMAPELWIHSVRTQLEAAVKEGRLIQAAPILSEGGVEGWWIPRFLANAHPEIKTVQDALKHPDLFPASDDPAKGAIHSCPSGWNCRISTTNLYKALGAEKAGFKLVDPASAAELDGSIAEAFEKKTGWLGYYWAPTAILGKYEMIRLSFGVDHDRAEWDSCSAVPNCPSPKVNSYPVSDVFTVVTKSFAEKAGIAMDYVNARGWDNATVNKILAWMDQNRATNEDAARYFLEHFPDIWAKWVSPDVAEKVKAAL, from the coding sequence ATGACGAAACTCCTCGCAATCACGTTCGCCGCCGCTGGCATCTGGGTCCTGGCCGGGCCGACGCGGGCCGCCGAGTGCGGCGAGATCAGCATTGCCGAAATGAATTGGGCTTCGGCAGGCATCGCCGCCCATGTCGACAGACTTATTCTCGAGAACGGCTATGGCTGCACCGTCTCCCTGGTCGCCGGCGACACCATGCGGACCTTTGCATCGATGAACGAGAAGGCCGAGCCTGACATGGCACCGGAGCTCTGGATCCATTCCGTGCGCACCCAGCTCGAAGCGGCAGTCAAGGAAGGCCGCCTTATTCAGGCTGCCCCGATTCTCAGTGAAGGTGGCGTCGAAGGCTGGTGGATTCCAAGATTCCTCGCCAATGCCCATCCGGAGATCAAAACCGTCCAAGATGCCCTGAAGCATCCGGATCTGTTCCCCGCGTCCGACGATCCCGCCAAGGGAGCGATCCACAGTTGCCCCTCCGGCTGGAACTGTCGGATCTCGACAACCAATCTCTACAAGGCACTCGGTGCGGAGAAGGCGGGCTTCAAGCTTGTCGACCCCGCTTCGGCAGCCGAGCTTGACGGTTCCATTGCCGAAGCCTTCGAGAAGAAGACGGGTTGGCTCGGCTATTATTGGGCGCCGACGGCAATCCTCGGCAAATATGAAATGATCCGGCTCTCCTTCGGCGTCGACCACGACAGGGCGGAATGGGACTCCTGCTCGGCCGTGCCGAACTGTCCAAGTCCAAAGGTCAACTCCTATCCGGTTTCGGACGTGTTTACCGTGGTGACCAAATCCTTTGCCGAAAAGGCAGGCATCGCCATGGATTACGTGAATGCCCGCGGATGGGACAACGCGACGGTCAATAAAATTCTCGCCTGGATGGATCAGAACCGCGCGACAAACGAGGACGCCGCACGGTATTTTCTCGAACACTTTCCGGACATTTGGGCGAAATGGGTGAGCCCGGACGTCGCAGAAAAGGTGAAGGCGGCGCTTTGA
- a CDS encoding quaternary amine ABC transporter ATP-binding protein yields the protein MASRAIEVKNLYKIFGPRGHEYIDPVKNGMSKAELNEKYGHVLGLQDINISMPGGCITVVMGLSGSGKSTLIRHINRLIDPTAGEVLYDGVDVCKMNQNDLRQFRRHKTAMVFQKFALLPHRTVLENTVYGLEIQGIDQRESEKRALGWIDRVGLKGFEKHYPNQLSGGMQQRVGLARALTNDAEILLMDEAYSALDPLIRVDMQTVLLELQKELKKTVVFITHDLDEALRLGDKIAILRDGRVVQQGTGQEIVLAPADDYITAFVKEVNRGRVVHVETIMRPLSGNPEGLAIAADTVLEAAARTMTSAHINTAHVVDANGRPIGAIDLHTIIGAMVTPTSHGDRKAA from the coding sequence ATGGCTAGTCGCGCAATCGAGGTGAAGAACCTCTACAAGATCTTCGGTCCGCGCGGGCACGAATATATCGATCCTGTCAAGAACGGCATGAGCAAGGCCGAGCTCAACGAGAAATACGGTCATGTTCTCGGTTTGCAGGACATCAACATCTCGATGCCCGGCGGCTGCATAACGGTGGTTATGGGCCTTTCCGGTTCCGGCAAATCGACGCTCATCCGCCACATCAACCGGCTGATCGACCCGACCGCCGGTGAAGTGCTCTATGACGGCGTCGACGTCTGCAAGATGAACCAGAACGACCTTCGCCAGTTCCGTCGCCACAAGACAGCAATGGTGTTCCAGAAGTTCGCGCTGCTTCCACACCGCACGGTGCTCGAAAACACCGTTTACGGCCTGGAAATTCAGGGTATCGATCAGCGCGAGAGCGAGAAGCGGGCGCTTGGCTGGATCGACCGCGTAGGCCTCAAGGGCTTCGAGAAGCACTATCCGAACCAGCTTTCGGGCGGCATGCAGCAGCGCGTCGGACTGGCCCGGGCACTGACCAACGACGCCGAGATTCTGCTGATGGACGAGGCCTATTCGGCGCTCGACCCGCTGATCCGCGTGGACATGCAGACGGTGCTTCTCGAATTGCAAAAGGAATTGAAGAAGACCGTGGTGTTCATCACGCACGATCTCGACGAGGCCCTGCGCCTCGGCGACAAGATCGCCATCCTGCGCGACGGCCGTGTGGTGCAGCAGGGAACCGGCCAGGAAATCGTGCTTGCGCCGGCGGACGATTACATCACCGCCTTCGTCAAGGAGGTAAACCGCGGCCGGGTCGTTCATGTCGAGACGATCATGCGGCCGCTGTCCGGCAATCCGGAGGGCCTCGCGATCGCGGCAGATACGGTCCTCGAGGCGGCCGCCCGCACAATGACGAGTGCGCATATCAACACCGCCCACGTCGTCGACGCCAATGGCCGCCCGATCGGGGCCATCGACCTGCATACGATCATCGGTGCCATGGTGACGCCGACAAGTCACGGCGACCGAAAGGCGGCATGA
- a CDS encoding tautomerase family protein translates to MPIISIAVAASPNSSLSAQIAASVSELTRLHLRKDPTVTAVTISYIDPHHWFAGGRSIASQQTSSFWLDIKVVDGTNTKQELASYIEAVYAGFEGLLGTIHPESYVLVHEVAAAAYGFGGKTQEFRFISGNLQPAA, encoded by the coding sequence ATGCCGATCATCAGCATCGCCGTTGCGGCTTCGCCGAACTCAAGCCTCTCCGCGCAGATCGCGGCATCCGTCAGCGAATTGACGCGCCTGCACCTGCGCAAGGATCCGACCGTGACGGCCGTTACGATCAGCTATATCGATCCGCACCATTGGTTTGCCGGGGGGAGGTCGATCGCATCACAGCAGACCTCGAGTTTCTGGCTCGATATCAAGGTTGTCGACGGCACCAATACGAAACAGGAGCTCGCAAGCTATATCGAGGCAGTCTATGCCGGGTTCGAGGGCCTGCTCGGAACGATTCATCCCGAAAGCTACGTGCTTGTTCACGAGGTAGCGGCCGCAGCTTACGGCTTTGGCGGCAAGACTCAGGAGTTTCGCTTCATCAGCGGCAATTTGCAGCCAGCCGCTTAG
- a CDS encoding LysR substrate-binding domain-containing protein yields MRMIDPELLRTFLAFAEGGSLARAADVVSRSPSAVTAQMQRLEALVGEALLAPAGRGRSLTPVGEEFVGHARRILDAHRDAWLSLKGARADGRVAIGSTQDFADTALPDLLGRFARSHSRVRLDLRIGRTKELAAAYEQGQIDIVLAMRQGPSADELLVLRDPMIWLCAERGLTLPDADLPIAVLDPPCGFRAAAIAALEAINRPFRLAATSPSLSGLRAAVLSGIAVTARTDRFLGTGITAAPKHLDLPPLPDSEFSLRLRPNAEPASTDLARLLADELPRLSAGA; encoded by the coding sequence ATGAGGATGATCGACCCGGAACTCTTGCGCACTTTTCTTGCCTTCGCGGAGGGCGGTTCGCTCGCCCGGGCCGCGGACGTCGTCAGCCGTTCGCCGTCGGCCGTGACGGCGCAGATGCAGCGGCTGGAAGCGCTGGTCGGCGAGGCGCTTCTCGCACCGGCCGGGCGCGGACGCTCCTTGACACCTGTGGGTGAGGAATTCGTCGGTCATGCCCGTCGCATCCTCGACGCCCATCGTGACGCATGGTTGAGCCTCAAGGGCGCTCGCGCCGACGGCCGCGTGGCGATCGGGAGCACCCAGGATTTTGCAGACACGGCGCTTCCGGATCTGCTCGGCCGCTTCGCCCGCTCGCATTCGCGGGTTCGCCTCGACCTTCGGATCGGCCGCACGAAGGAACTGGCGGCCGCATACGAGCAAGGCCAGATCGACATCGTCCTGGCGATGCGGCAAGGGCCTTCGGCAGACGAACTGCTTGTCTTGCGCGATCCGATGATCTGGTTGTGTGCCGAGAGGGGCCTGACTTTGCCCGACGCCGATCTCCCCATAGCTGTACTCGACCCGCCCTGCGGCTTCCGCGCTGCCGCGATTGCCGCGCTCGAGGCGATCAACCGCCCCTTCCGCTTGGCCGCAACGAGCCCGAGTCTTTCGGGTCTGCGGGCCGCGGTCCTCAGCGGCATCGCAGTGACGGCGCGCACCGATCGTTTCCTGGGCACCGGGATAACGGCCGCCCCGAAGCACCTCGATCTGCCGCCGCTGCCCGACTCGGAATTCAGCCTGCGCCTGCGCCCCAACGCAGAACCCGCCTCGACCGACCTCGCCCGTCTTCTGGCGGATGAACTGCCGCGGCTTTCGGCGGGCGCGTAG
- the bmt gene encoding betaine--homocysteine S-methyltransferase, with amino-acid sequence MSIAASALSDLLAQKGVLLADGATGTSLFAMGLEAGEAPELWNETRPENITKLHQDFVEAGADIILTNSFGGTRHRLKLHQAEDRVHALNKRAAEIARAVADKAPRKVITAGSVGPTGELLVPLGALSYEDAVAAFVEQIEGLKAGGAEVAWIETMSSPDEIRAAAEAATKVGLPFVYTGSFDTAGKTMMGLHPKDLHTVAADIGEGPVAVGANCGVGASDILSSLLDMTAANPQGTVVVKGNCGIPEFRGSEIHYSGTPPLMAEYARLAVDAGAKIIGGCCGTSCNHLAAMRLALDNHTRGERPTLEVIVEKIGPLRNKTANEGAASPVRERRSRRA; translated from the coding sequence ATGTCGATCGCAGCCAGTGCCCTTTCCGACCTCCTCGCCCAGAAGGGCGTTCTGCTTGCCGACGGCGCGACCGGGACGTCGCTCTTCGCCATGGGTCTCGAGGCCGGCGAAGCGCCGGAACTCTGGAACGAGACCAGGCCGGAAAACATCACCAAGCTGCATCAGGATTTCGTCGAGGCCGGCGCCGACATCATCCTGACCAATTCCTTCGGCGGCACGCGCCACCGGCTGAAGCTCCACCAGGCGGAAGACCGGGTGCATGCGCTCAACAAGCGCGCCGCCGAGATCGCCCGTGCCGTCGCCGACAAGGCGCCGCGCAAGGTCATCACCGCCGGCTCCGTCGGCCCGACCGGCGAGTTGCTGGTGCCGCTCGGCGCCCTCTCCTATGAGGACGCGGTCGCAGCTTTTGTCGAGCAGATCGAGGGCCTCAAGGCCGGCGGCGCGGAAGTCGCCTGGATCGAGACGATGTCCTCGCCGGACGAGATCCGGGCAGCCGCCGAGGCCGCCACCAAGGTCGGCCTGCCCTTCGTCTACACCGGTTCCTTCGATACTGCCGGCAAGACGATGATGGGCCTGCACCCTAAGGACCTTCACACGGTCGCGGCAGACATCGGCGAAGGCCCGGTCGCGGTCGGCGCCAATTGCGGCGTCGGCGCATCCGACATTCTGTCCTCGCTCCTCGACATGACCGCCGCCAATCCCCAGGGCACCGTCGTCGTCAAGGGCAATTGCGGCATTCCCGAGTTCCGCGGATCGGAGATCCACTATTCCGGCACACCGCCGCTGATGGCCGAATATGCGCGCCTGGCCGTCGATGCCGGCGCCAAGATCATCGGCGGCTGCTGCGGCACGTCCTGCAATCACCTCGCCGCGATGCGTCTTGCCCTCGACAATCACACCAGGGGCGAGCGCCCGACGCTTGAGGTCATCGTCGAAAAGATCGGCCCCTTGCGCAACAAGACGGCCAATGAGGGCGCCGCCTCCCCGGTGCGCGAACGGAGAAGTCGCCGCGCATAG
- a CDS encoding acyltransferase family protein yields MPVLLFHAGFGFIGGGFAGVDVFFVISGYLITAIIHREIRDGSFSIVGFYERRARRLAPALLFICTVSTAFAALWMLPQELNNFGKSLYAVSLLGSNFLFWGQTGYFAPNTDLMPLLHTWSLAVEEQFYIALPLLLLALRRYSVAKVMKLLATGVILSFGATQILARIDPAANFYLLPSRFWELGIGAMLAIANERQFDFPQRMREILAALGLCAIAASYILLQGTAYYPGWTTLPVVLGTTLVLAFAHGDTVVGKLLSWRPLVAIGLLSYSLYLWHQPVFAFARLRWIDEIPRFGYLLLIAICFVLAYFSWRYVEQPFRKRARFGRRAVFSFTIASGAVAILLGLGLDGTDGMVAQKRDLARLTGSSVGLGKRCDAAVDLKCATSHTPEMAVWGDSFARHLVDGIIASKPDVRLLQLTKNNCGPFLDLSPMAPRLGPSWPKECAQHNDDVRRFLVANKSIRYVVLSSQLSQYLTEEMVLVEGRREVPTEVKTLTTSLRSTLAWLKANGFEAVFVAPTPHDGRDTGLCVARARLLDQPIERCELPLKNVRVHDKDILQVVADIADEYPVVSFMDYLCDADACKVEDQGVELFEDHGHFSAQGSRQMGRALNFYRSFVDAAKSDPVSAQVSPAQPSPPSAAL; encoded by the coding sequence ATGCCCGTGCTTCTCTTCCATGCTGGTTTTGGCTTCATCGGGGGCGGGTTTGCTGGCGTAGACGTTTTCTTCGTCATCAGTGGTTATCTGATCACGGCGATCATCCACCGCGAAATCCGCGACGGTAGCTTCAGCATTGTCGGATTCTACGAACGCCGCGCGAGGCGTCTTGCGCCAGCTTTGCTCTTCATCTGCACCGTTTCGACCGCGTTCGCCGCTCTTTGGATGCTGCCGCAGGAGCTCAACAATTTCGGCAAGAGCCTTTATGCGGTGAGCCTTCTCGGGTCGAATTTCCTGTTCTGGGGTCAGACCGGGTATTTCGCGCCGAACACGGACTTGATGCCCCTTCTGCACACCTGGTCACTGGCCGTCGAGGAGCAGTTTTACATTGCGTTGCCCCTGCTTCTACTCGCGCTTCGCCGCTACTCGGTGGCTAAGGTGATGAAGCTTCTGGCGACTGGCGTTATCCTCAGCTTTGGAGCCACGCAGATTCTTGCCCGCATCGATCCGGCCGCAAATTTCTACCTGCTGCCGAGCCGCTTTTGGGAGCTCGGCATCGGTGCAATGCTGGCGATTGCCAATGAGAGGCAATTCGATTTTCCCCAACGAATGCGTGAGATCCTGGCAGCGCTCGGTCTTTGCGCCATCGCCGCCAGTTACATCCTCCTCCAAGGAACGGCTTACTACCCCGGCTGGACGACGCTGCCGGTGGTGCTGGGAACTACTCTCGTGCTCGCCTTTGCACACGGAGACACGGTCGTGGGCAAACTGCTTTCGTGGCGGCCCTTGGTGGCGATCGGACTTCTAAGCTATAGCCTCTATCTCTGGCATCAGCCGGTCTTCGCCTTCGCGCGCTTGCGTTGGATCGACGAGATTCCACGTTTCGGTTACTTGCTGCTGATCGCGATTTGCTTCGTATTGGCCTATTTCAGCTGGCGCTATGTCGAGCAGCCGTTCCGCAAACGAGCCCGTTTCGGACGGCGCGCCGTCTTTAGTTTCACGATCGCCTCTGGTGCCGTGGCAATCCTTTTGGGCCTGGGCCTTGATGGGACGGACGGGATGGTTGCGCAAAAGCGGGACTTGGCGCGGCTGACCGGCTCGAGTGTCGGCCTCGGCAAGCGGTGCGATGCGGCGGTCGATCTCAAATGCGCTACAAGCCACACACCCGAAATGGCCGTTTGGGGCGATTCCTTTGCACGACATCTGGTTGATGGCATCATTGCCTCGAAGCCTGACGTCCGGTTGCTACAACTTACCAAAAACAATTGCGGGCCGTTTCTCGACCTGTCCCCGATGGCGCCGCGGCTTGGCCCGAGCTGGCCGAAGGAATGCGCCCAGCATAATGATGATGTGCGGCGTTTCCTGGTAGCGAACAAGTCGATCCGCTATGTCGTCCTGTCATCGCAGCTTAGCCAGTACCTGACGGAAGAGATGGTGCTCGTCGAAGGAAGGCGGGAAGTCCCCACCGAGGTGAAGACCCTCACCACCAGCCTGCGCTCGACGCTTGCCTGGCTAAAGGCAAATGGTTTTGAGGCCGTGTTCGTCGCGCCGACGCCGCATGACGGCCGCGACACCGGCCTTTGCGTTGCGCGGGCAAGACTCTTGGATCAACCGATTGAGCGCTGCGAGTTGCCGCTCAAGAATGTTCGCGTCCACGACAAGGACATACTACAGGTCGTCGCCGATATCGCCGACGAGTATCCCGTTGTCAGCTTCATGGATTATCTTTGCGATGCGGATGCCTGCAAGGTCGAGGATCAGGGCGTAGAGCTTTTCGAGGACCATGGGCATTTCTCCGCGCAAGGATCGCGACAGATGGGCCGCGCGCTCAACTTCTACCGCTCCTTTGTCGATGCAGCGAAGAGCGATCCGGTATCCGCACAGGTCTCACCGGCGCAACCTTCGCCCCCATCGGCAGCCCTGTGA
- a CDS encoding vWA domain-containing protein, producing MTDELDMLSGRTPPKPTDEARARALAAAMQSYDAAENMSPAQGSTKPARQSSILNRIWSPIMNRKFLAGSALAMLIVVPAAAFLTLELVRSDFSRDAEVQVAAKPVPRPQPKSTAPATIERGELFPGSGSDLSEVPREAAENEATASAAADTAAAPAAEGGTVGFAARGRAALMPAPAVPGDILPPPTESRERFGNADANPVKSVATKPVSTFSVDVDTASYAFVRRSLMEGEMPNHDAVRVEEMINYFPYDWPRPTTAAEPFKPTVTVTPTPWNAATRLMHVAIKGYEVVQQEAPRANLVFLIDVSGSMDEPDKLPLLKNAFRLLVERLRPDDTVSIVTYAGNAGTVLEPTAVKDKAKILAAIDTLQPGGSTAGAEGIDAAYRLAEKAFVQNGVNRILLATDGDFNVGPSSDEELRRMVEAKRKSGVFLSVLGFGRGNYNDALMQTLAQNGNGVAAYIDTLAEAQKTLVEEAGSSLFPIAKDVKLQVEFNPAAIVEYRLIGYETRALKREDFNNDRIDAGDIGSGHSVTAIYEVTPKGSPAVLNDELRYATAEKPATAAAHAGELAFLKIRYKKPDGDRSELITTPVTEGNAVPNLAEASADVRFSIAVAAFGQKLAGNSALADYSYPAIADLAAAAKGTDPFGYRGEFVNLVRLAKGLSGAKQ from the coding sequence ATGACCGACGAACTCGATATGCTGTCCGGACGGACGCCGCCGAAGCCGACGGACGAGGCACGGGCGCGGGCCCTCGCCGCCGCGATGCAGTCCTATGACGCGGCGGAAAATATGTCGCCTGCCCAAGGATCAACGAAGCCCGCGCGTCAAAGCTCCATCCTCAACCGGATATGGAGCCCTATCATGAACCGGAAATTTCTTGCCGGATCGGCCCTGGCGATGCTGATCGTCGTCCCGGCCGCCGCTTTCCTGACGCTGGAACTGGTTCGCAGCGATTTTTCACGCGACGCGGAGGTGCAGGTGGCCGCCAAGCCAGTACCGCGCCCGCAGCCGAAATCGACTGCGCCCGCGACCATCGAGCGGGGAGAGCTTTTCCCCGGGTCCGGCTCGGACCTCAGCGAGGTGCCTCGCGAGGCCGCCGAAAACGAGGCGACGGCAAGCGCTGCGGCCGATACGGCCGCAGCGCCCGCTGCCGAAGGCGGGACGGTGGGCTTTGCCGCGCGTGGCCGCGCCGCACTCATGCCGGCGCCGGCCGTGCCAGGCGATATCCTTCCGCCGCCGACAGAAAGCCGCGAGCGCTTCGGCAACGCCGATGCCAATCCAGTAAAAAGCGTTGCGACCAAGCCGGTCTCGACCTTCTCCGTCGATGTCGATACGGCCTCTTACGCCTTCGTCCGCCGATCTCTGATGGAGGGCGAGATGCCGAACCACGATGCCGTACGCGTCGAGGAGATGATCAATTATTTCCCCTATGATTGGCCGCGCCCGACGACGGCTGCGGAGCCGTTCAAGCCCACCGTCACAGTGACGCCGACGCCATGGAACGCAGCAACGCGGCTGATGCATGTGGCGATCAAGGGCTATGAGGTGGTTCAGCAGGAGGCGCCGAGAGCCAACCTCGTCTTCCTGATCGACGTCTCCGGCTCCATGGACGAACCGGACAAGCTGCCGCTTCTCAAGAATGCTTTCCGGCTGCTGGTCGAACGGCTGAGACCGGACGATACAGTGTCGATCGTCACCTATGCCGGCAATGCCGGCACAGTGCTTGAACCCACGGCGGTCAAGGACAAGGCGAAGATACTGGCGGCGATAGACACGCTGCAACCGGGCGGCTCGACGGCCGGTGCCGAGGGCATCGACGCTGCCTATCGGCTGGCGGAGAAAGCCTTCGTCCAGAACGGCGTCAATCGCATCCTGCTCGCGACCGACGGCGACTTCAATGTCGGGCCGTCGAGCGACGAGGAATTGAGACGCATGGTCGAAGCGAAGCGCAAAAGCGGCGTCTTTCTCTCCGTTCTCGGCTTCGGTCGGGGCAACTACAACGACGCGCTGATGCAGACGCTCGCCCAGAACGGCAACGGCGTTGCTGCTTACATCGACACGCTGGCGGAGGCGCAGAAAACGCTCGTCGAAGAGGCGGGGTCGTCGCTCTTCCCGATCGCCAAGGATGTGAAGCTGCAGGTGGAGTTCAATCCGGCGGCGATCGTCGAGTACCGGCTGATCGGCTACGAGACGCGGGCGCTGAAGCGCGAGGATTTCAACAACGACAGGATCGATGCAGGCGACATCGGCTCCGGCCACAGCGTGACGGCGATCTACGAGGTGACGCCCAAGGGCAGCCCGGCCGTGCTCAACGACGAGCTCCGCTATGCGACCGCCGAAAAGCCGGCAACAGCTGCGGCTCACGCCGGCGAACTCGCCTTCCTGAAGATCCGCTACAAGAAGCCGGACGGCGACAGGAGCGAGCTGATCACCACGCCGGTCACCGAGGGAAATGCGGTGCCGAACCTCGCCGAGGCGTCGGCTGACGTCCGCTTCTCCATCGCCGTCGCGGCGTTCGGCCAGAAGCTTGCCGGAAATTCAGCCCTTGCCGACTATTCCTATCCGGCGATCGCCGATCTCGCCGCCGCCGCCAAGGGCACCGATCCGTTCGGCTACCGCGGCGAGTTCGTCAATCTGGTGCGGCTGGCGAAAGGGCTTTCGGGCGCAAAGCAGTAG
- a CDS encoding RNA polymerase sigma factor, which translates to MDAELVERAVSGDREAFGRLIERHYDFVHAVAWRWSGNEADAEDIAQEVCIRLGSAIRGFRGTSRFRTWLYALTLNAARDHRRRRARDERKMQAYASDSALSAMSDGDDEERREALWAAVRALPEKQCDAVLLVYAEGLSHAAAADVLGCSEATISWHVHEARKRLRTLLGKEAV; encoded by the coding sequence TTGGACGCGGAACTCGTTGAACGGGCGGTGAGCGGCGATCGCGAGGCCTTTGGCCGATTGATCGAGCGCCACTATGACTTCGTTCATGCGGTCGCCTGGCGGTGGTCGGGCAATGAGGCCGATGCGGAGGATATTGCCCAGGAGGTCTGCATAAGGCTTGGCTCGGCGATTCGCGGCTTCCGCGGCACCAGCCGGTTCCGCACCTGGCTCTATGCATTGACGCTGAATGCGGCCCGTGATCACCGGCGCCGGCGGGCGCGCGACGAGCGGAAGATGCAGGCCTATGCATCCGATTCGGCGCTCTCCGCAATGTCCGATGGCGATGACGAGGAGCGGCGCGAGGCGCTGTGGGCGGCGGTGCGGGCGCTGCCGGAAAAGCAATGCGATGCCGTCCTGCTCGTTTATGCCGAGGGTCTGAGCCATGCGGCAGCCGCCGACGTGCTTGGCTGCTCGGAAGCGACCATCTCCTGGCACGTCCATGAGGCGCGGAAACGCTTGCGGACGCTGCTCGGCAAGGAGGCTGTGTGA
- a CDS encoding phosphodiester glycosidase family protein: MPLFPKGLLIGAALLTGGFAKSAPADAAGTSCRNVSHRGEDYIACSFDPAASDIRLYNKDHAGVPFRSFKALSLELRHRDEYLVFAMNGGMYHEDLSPVGLHIEEGGEQAPLNTNPGWGNFHLLPNGVFYVTDGKAGVMAAEAYRDAGITPRFATQSGPMLVIDGKLHPRFLPDSDSFKTRNGVGVTTEGQVVFAVSKRPVRFHDFATLFRDALDCPNALFLDGTISSLYAPEINRHDRLFPLGPIIAVVARFPH; this comes from the coding sequence ATGCCACTGTTTCCAAAAGGCCTTCTCATCGGCGCCGCACTTCTCACGGGCGGCTTTGCCAAATCCGCGCCGGCCGACGCTGCAGGCACTTCCTGCCGCAACGTGAGCCACCGTGGCGAAGACTACATCGCCTGCAGCTTCGATCCCGCCGCAAGCGACATTCGCCTCTACAACAAGGACCATGCGGGCGTTCCGTTCAGATCCTTCAAGGCGCTGTCGCTCGAATTGCGCCATCGCGACGAATATCTCGTCTTCGCCATGAATGGCGGCATGTATCACGAGGACCTTTCTCCGGTCGGCCTGCACATTGAAGAAGGCGGAGAGCAGGCCCCGCTCAACACCAATCCGGGTTGGGGCAATTTCCACCTGCTGCCGAACGGCGTCTTCTACGTGACGGACGGCAAGGCAGGCGTTATGGCGGCAGAGGCTTACCGCGACGCCGGCATCACACCGCGCTTTGCCACGCAATCCGGGCCGATGCTGGTGATCGACGGCAAGCTTCACCCGCGCTTCCTGCCGGACAGCGACAGTTTCAAAACCCGCAACGGCGTCGGTGTGACGACGGAAGGCCAGGTGGTTTTCGCGGTCTCGAAGCGGCCGGTGCGCTTCCACGATTTCGCGACGCTCTTCCGGGACGCGCTTGACTGCCCCAACGCGCTGTTCCTCGACGGCACGATTTCGAGCCTTTATGCGCCGGAGATAAACCGCCACGACCGGCTGTTTCCGCTCGGGCCAATCATCGCCGTCGTCGCGAGGTTTCCGCATTGA
- a CDS encoding 4Fe-4S dicluster domain-containing protein codes for MTAASACDDNLVQMLRAALEPHGLFLRGTVNFVAGEAAPQLKGGAPAASVLLVGNIGGSLWEPFSRWRADQPDQGGMDPLDNWSKQIIQPVAERLDATAYYPSDPPWQPFQRWAMRAEGLKPSPLGILIHPKYGLWHGYRGALGFDRVLPQTDKVSTGHPCDACVGKPCISACPADALAARAFDVARCRTHLRSKEEPGGCLALGCLSRDVCPVGRDFRYPDAQLRFHMAALRL; via the coding sequence ATGACGGCGGCCTCCGCTTGTGACGACAATCTTGTTCAAATGCTCCGTGCGGCTCTCGAGCCGCACGGTCTTTTTTTGCGTGGCACTGTGAATTTTGTGGCCGGCGAGGCGGCTCCCCAGCTAAAGGGCGGCGCGCCTGCCGCGAGCGTCCTGCTCGTCGGCAATATCGGTGGCTCACTGTGGGAGCCGTTCAGCCGTTGGCGAGCAGACCAGCCGGATCAAGGCGGCATGGATCCACTCGACAATTGGTCGAAGCAGATAATCCAACCTGTCGCGGAGCGGCTCGACGCCACCGCCTATTACCCGTCCGATCCGCCCTGGCAGCCATTCCAGCGATGGGCAATGCGCGCCGAGGGCTTGAAACCATCGCCGCTCGGCATCCTCATCCACCCCAAATATGGTCTCTGGCACGGCTATCGCGGTGCGCTCGGCTTTGATCGGGTACTTCCGCAGACGGACAAAGTTTCAACTGGCCATCCTTGCGATGCTTGTGTGGGAAAGCCGTGCATTTCGGCCTGTCCGGCTGATGCCTTGGCCGCCCGCGCATTCGATGTCGCTCGCTGCCGCACGCATTTGAGGTCAAAGGAGGAGCCTGGCGGCTGCCTCGCGCTTGGCTGCCTTTCGCGCGATGTCTGTCCGGTAGGGCGAGACTTTCGCTACCCGGATGCGCAACTCCGTTTCCATATGGCGGCACTGAGGCTTTAG